Proteins from one Syntrophaceae bacterium genomic window:
- a CDS encoding efflux RND transporter permease subunit: MSKFFLDRPVFAWVIAIIIMAAGGLAIYNLPISQYPLIAPPSIAISAYYPGASAETVENSVTQIIEQKMTGFEKLLYMSATSDSSGSSRIELTFEAGTDPDLAWAQVQNKLQLAMSSLPDVVKNQGVQVSKSTRNYLMVVGLISEDGSMDGNDLRDFAVSNLEKVLARVPGVGEVQIFGSGYAMRVWVDPNKLRDYSLTMAEVVAALKTYNVEVSAGQFGGAPAVKGQRMNASIVVQNMLKTPEEFAAIPIRINPDGSMVRIRDVGRTELGTEAYDIAGAFNGKPSAGIAIRQAAGANALDTANGVRAKMAEMSRFFPAGITIVYPHDTTPFIRVAINEVVKTLFEAIFLVFLVMWLFLGNMRATLIPTIAVPVVILGTFAVLGLFGFSINMLTMFAMVLAIGLLVDDAIVVVENVERIMSEEGISPREATAKSMEQITSALIGIGLVLSAVFGPMAFFPGSTGIIYRQFSVTIISSMLLSVVVALILTPVLCASLLKPVEAGHEPGDNAIPFLRPFFRRFDRWFFHVRDLYTKLVGRSLTRKRRYLAIFMAIVVCMGFLYLRMPTGYLPDEDQGILLAQVIMPTGSTLEQTEQVTRRIERYFQENEKEAVASTMGINGIGFSGRSQNNGMVFIKLKDWELRDRKDLKAKAVAGRAMGALAGIRNAMVFIFAPPAVSELGMARGVDFQLLDRGGLGHAALIEAQNQLLGITAEDRRLTSVRPNSIPDVPEYRVDVDWGKAGAMGAPISSIHSTISAAFGGAYANDFIKDGRVKRVYVQADAPHRMLPSDLGKLYVRNTRGEMVPFSSFATGRWTSGPPQLSRFNGFPSINIWGEPKQDISSGEAMQAMEEAVAKLPKGIGYDWTGLSYQERMSSSQAPLLYAFSVFVIFLCLAALYESWTIPISILLVLPLGVIGGVIASSMRGLNNDVYFQIGLLTTLGLTTKNAILIVQFAKGGLEKGMGLIEATMEGAKLRFRPIVMTSLAFGFGVLPLAITTGAGAGAQNAIGTGVLGGMVTATVLVVIFSPLFYVLVERVFGRRGRIEKAGSGGGSRFLPALKEKLFGKSKTEETVKPEDTSPAEDR, encoded by the coding sequence CTGTCGAAATTCTTCCTGGATCGTCCGGTCTTTGCATGGGTCATCGCCATCATCATCATGGCGGCGGGGGGGCTTGCGATCTACAACCTGCCCATCTCCCAGTACCCCCTCATCGCGCCGCCCTCCATCGCCATCAGCGCCTATTATCCCGGGGCCTCGGCGGAGACCGTGGAGAACAGCGTCACCCAGATCATCGAGCAGAAGATGACGGGCTTCGAGAAGCTGCTCTACATGTCCGCCACCAGCGATTCCTCGGGCTCCTCCCGAATTGAGCTGACCTTCGAGGCGGGAACCGACCCGGATCTCGCCTGGGCCCAGGTGCAGAACAAGCTCCAGCTCGCCATGTCCAGCCTGCCCGACGTGGTCAAGAATCAGGGGGTCCAGGTCAGCAAGTCCACCCGGAACTACCTGATGGTCGTGGGACTGATCTCGGAAGACGGAAGCATGGACGGCAACGACCTGAGAGACTTCGCCGTCTCCAACCTGGAGAAGGTCCTGGCGCGGGTGCCCGGCGTGGGCGAGGTTCAGATCTTCGGCAGCGGCTACGCCATGCGCGTCTGGGTCGATCCCAACAAGCTCCGGGATTACAGCCTGACGATGGCGGAGGTGGTCGCGGCGCTCAAGACCTACAACGTCGAGGTCTCCGCCGGGCAGTTCGGCGGGGCCCCGGCTGTGAAGGGCCAGCGCATGAACGCCTCCATCGTCGTCCAGAACATGCTCAAGACCCCCGAGGAGTTCGCCGCCATCCCCATCCGAATCAACCCGGACGGCTCCATGGTTCGCATCCGGGACGTGGGCCGGACGGAGCTGGGGACCGAGGCCTACGACATCGCGGGCGCCTTCAACGGGAAGCCCTCCGCGGGCATCGCCATCCGGCAGGCCGCCGGCGCCAATGCGTTGGATACGGCCAACGGCGTCCGGGCGAAAATGGCGGAGATGAGCCGGTTCTTCCCCGCGGGGATCACGATCGTCTATCCCCACGACACCACCCCCTTCATCCGGGTAGCCATCAATGAAGTGGTGAAGACCCTCTTCGAGGCGATCTTCCTGGTCTTCCTGGTCATGTGGCTCTTCCTGGGCAACATGCGGGCCACCCTGATCCCGACCATCGCCGTGCCCGTCGTGATCCTGGGAACGTTCGCCGTGCTGGGGCTCTTCGGTTTCTCCATCAACATGCTGACCATGTTCGCCATGGTACTGGCCATCGGCCTGCTCGTAGACGACGCCATCGTGGTCGTGGAGAACGTGGAGCGGATCATGAGCGAGGAAGGCATTTCGCCCCGGGAGGCCACCGCCAAATCGATGGAGCAGATCACCAGCGCCCTGATCGGCATCGGACTCGTCCTTTCGGCGGTGTTCGGCCCCATGGCCTTTTTCCCCGGCTCCACCGGCATCATTTATCGCCAGTTCTCCGTGACCATCATCTCCTCCATGCTCCTGTCGGTCGTGGTGGCCCTGATCCTCACGCCGGTGCTCTGCGCGTCTCTCCTCAAGCCGGTGGAGGCGGGACACGAACCGGGCGACAACGCGATTCCCTTCCTCCGTCCCTTCTTTCGCCGTTTCGACCGCTGGTTCTTCCATGTCCGGGACCTCTACACGAAGCTGGTCGGCCGGTCCCTGACCCGGAAACGGCGCTACCTGGCCATTTTCATGGCGATCGTGGTCTGCATGGGATTCCTGTACCTCCGGATGCCCACGGGCTATCTTCCCGACGAAGACCAGGGGATCCTCCTTGCCCAGGTGATCATGCCGACGGGCTCCACGCTGGAGCAGACCGAGCAGGTCACGAGGCGGATCGAGCGCTATTTCCAGGAAAACGAGAAGGAGGCGGTGGCCTCGACGATGGGCATCAACGGGATCGGTTTTTCCGGAAGGTCTCAGAACAACGGCATGGTGTTCATCAAGCTGAAGGACTGGGAGCTCCGCGACCGGAAAGACCTGAAGGCGAAGGCCGTTGCGGGAAGGGCCATGGGCGCCCTCGCAGGCATCCGCAACGCCATGGTGTTCATCTTCGCACCGCCCGCCGTGTCTGAACTGGGCATGGCCAGGGGTGTCGATTTCCAGCTGCTGGACCGCGGCGGCCTCGGGCACGCTGCCCTGATCGAGGCGCAGAACCAGCTTCTCGGGATTACGGCCGAGGACAGGAGGCTCACCTCTGTCCGGCCCAACAGCATCCCGGACGTGCCCGAATACCGGGTCGACGTGGACTGGGGAAAGGCCGGCGCCATGGGTGCTCCCATCTCTTCCATCCACAGCACGATCTCGGCGGCCTTCGGCGGTGCCTATGCCAACGACTTCATCAAGGACGGCCGGGTCAAGCGGGTGTACGTTCAGGCAGATGCCCCCCACCGCATGCTGCCCAGCGACCTGGGGAAACTCTATGTCCGGAACACACGGGGAGAAATGGTTCCCTTTTCGTCTTTCGCCACGGGCCGCTGGACCTCCGGTCCTCCCCAGCTGTCGCGTTTCAACGGGTTTCCCTCCATCAACATCTGGGGCGAGCCGAAGCAGGACATCAGTTCGGGAGAGGCCATGCAGGCCATGGAAGAGGCGGTGGCAAAACTGCCCAAGGGAATCGGCTACGACTGGACCGGGCTTTCCTACCAGGAGCGGATGTCGAGTTCCCAGGCGCCCCTGCTCTACGCCTTTTCGGTCTTCGTAATCTTCCTGTGCCTGGCGGCGCTGTACGAGAGCTGGACCATTCCCATTTCGATCCTGCTGGTTCTACCCCTGGGTGTAATCGGCGGCGTCATCGCCTCGAGCATGCGGGGGCTTAACAACGACGTCTATTTCCAGATCGGCCTCCTGACCACCCTGGGCCTCACGACCAAGAACGCCATCCTGATCGTGCAGTTCGCCAAGGGAGGACTGGAAAAGGGCATGGGGCTGATCGAGGCCACGATGGAGGGAGCGAAGCTCCGCTTCCGCCCGATCGTCATGACCTCGCTGGCCTTCGGCTTCGGAGTTCTGCCCCTGGCCATCACCACCGGTGCCGGCGCGGGGGCGCAAAACGCCATCGGAACCGGCGTGCTGGGAGGAATGGTGACCGCCACGGTGCTCGTGGTCATTTTCTCACCCCTTTTCTATGTCCTGGTCGAGCGGGTCTTCGGCAGGCGTGGAAGGATCGAGAAAGCCGGATCCGGCGGCGGAAGCCGATTTCTCCCGGCGCTGAAAGAAAAACTCTTCGGAAAAAGCAAGACAGAGGAAACCGTCAAGCCGGAGGACACAAGCCCGGCAGAGGATCGCTGA